One genomic window of Vicugna pacos chromosome 18, VicPac4, whole genome shotgun sequence includes the following:
- the TSC22D4 gene encoding TSC22 domain family protein 4 isoform X1, whose product MSGGKKKSSFQITSVTTDYEGPGSPGASDPPALPGPTGLQPRLPNGEPNPEPGGKGTPRNGSPPPGAPASRFRVVKLPQGLGEPYRRGRWTCVDVYERDLEPPSFGRLLEGIRGASGGTGGRSLDSRLELASLGLGTPIPQPGLSQGPTSWLRPPPTSPGPQARSFTGGLGQLAVPGKAKVETPPLSASPPQQRPPEPGTGDSTGTSQAATPLPSLRVEVEAGASTAGTPPLSRAKDGALRLRMELVAPEEMGQVPPLDSRPSSPALYFFPDASLVHKSPDPFGAAAAQSLSLARSMLAISGHLDSDDDSGSGSLVGIDNKIEQAMDLVKSHLMFAVREEVEVLKEQIRDLAERNAALEQENGLLRALASPEQLAQLPSSGVLRLGPPAPNGPSV is encoded by the exons ATGAGTGGGGGCAAGAAGAAGAGTAGTTTCCAAATCACCAGCGTCACCACGGACTATGAGGGTCCAGGGAGCCCAGGGGCTTCAGATCCCCCTGCCCTGCCAGGCCCCACCGGGCTCCAGCCCCGCCTGCCCAATGGAGAGCCCAACCCTGAGCCAGGGGGCAAAGGCACCCCCCGGAACGGCTCCCCACCGCCTGGGGCCCCCGCCTCCCGTTTCCGGGTGGTGAAGCTGCCCCAAGGCCTGGGAGAGCCTTATCGCCGGGGCCGCTGGACATGTGTGGATGTTTACGAGAGAGACCTGGAGCCCCCTAGCTTCGGCCGGCTCCTGGAGGGAATTCGAGGGGCCTCAGGGGGCACCGGGGGCAGATCTTTGGATTCCAGGTTGGAGCTGGCCAGCTTGGGCCTGGGCACCCCTATCCCACAGCCAGGCCTGTCTCAGGGCCCCACCTCCTGGCTCCGCCCGCCGCCCACCTCCCCTGGACCTCAGGCCCGCTCCTTCACCGGGGGTCTGGGCCAACTGGCAGTGCCTGGCAAGGCCAAGGTGGAGACACCCCCTCTGTcggcctccccaccccagcagcgCCCCCCAGAGCCCGGGACAGGGGATAGCACGGGCACTTCCCAGGCCGCCACACCCCTGCCCTCATTGAGGGTAGAAGTGGAGGCAGGGGCCTCAACAGCGGGAACCCCTCCACTGTCCCGTGCAAAGGATGGAGCCTTGCGGCTGAGGATGGAGTTGGTTGCTCCGGAGGAGATGGGGCAG GTGCCCCCACTCGACTCTCgccccagctcccctgccctcTACTTCTTCCCTGATGCCAGTCTGGTTCACAAGTCTCCAGACCCCTTTGGAGCAGCGGCTGCCCAGAGCCTCAGCCTCGCCCGCTCCATGCTGGCCATCAGTGGCCACCTGGACAGCGATGATGATAG TGGCTCCGGAAGCCTGGTTGGCATTGACAACAAGATCGAACAAGCCATG GATTTGGTGAAGTCCCACCTCATGTTTGCGGTccgggaggaggtggaggtgctgAAGGAGCAGATCCGGGACCTGGCTGAGCGGAATGCCGCGCTGGAGCAGGAGAATGGACTGCTGCGTGCCTTAGCCAGCCCCGAGCAGCTGGCCCAGCTGCCTTCCTCCGGGGTTCTGCGGCTTGGGCCCCCGGCACCCAACGGGCCCTCCGTCTGA
- the TSC22D4 gene encoding TSC22 domain family protein 4 isoform X2, producing the protein MAQPGVSVKSLVSSYETRVVGMAPGPPRKRGCVSSPCSPRGASPIRGPSGPPPYRGPGGPGQRPSPRRGMDKTLLSLILYCHSGSGSLVGIDNKIEQAMDLVKSHLMFAVREEVEVLKEQIRDLAERNAALEQENGLLRALASPEQLAQLPSSGVLRLGPPAPNGPSV; encoded by the exons ATGGCCCAGCCAGGGGTCTCTGTCAAGTCCCTGGTGTCCTCATATGAGACCCGGGTAGTGGGGATGGCTCCAGGGCCTCCCCGGAAAAGGGGCTGTGTCTCCTCTCCTTGCTCCCCTCGGGGAGCATCCCCCATCCGAGGGCCATCTGGACCCCCACCCTACCGGGGCCCAGGGGGGCCTGGACAGCGGCCCTCACCCCGCCGGGGGATggacaaaacccttctctccctgATTCTCTACTGTCACAG TGGCTCCGGAAGCCTGGTTGGCATTGACAACAAGATCGAACAAGCCATG GATTTGGTGAAGTCCCACCTCATGTTTGCGGTccgggaggaggtggaggtgctgAAGGAGCAGATCCGGGACCTGGCTGAGCGGAATGCCGCGCTGGAGCAGGAGAATGGACTGCTGCGTGCCTTAGCCAGCCCCGAGCAGCTGGCCCAGCTGCCTTCCTCCGGGGTTCTGCGGCTTGGGCCCCCGGCACCCAACGGGCCCTCCGTCTGA
- the SPACDR gene encoding sperm acrosome developmental regulator, translating to MAAVVRFFQWIWRKISHWLFFWKHKAKSTVIEHTDSKKNVSKVDKASKVVETLKLVEPPKEAKSSKMDVSPKVADSCTLAKTTTDEAAVEAGQGRRSLLQLPQTAVKSVSALMVSALQSGWQMCSWKSSVSSTSVVSQMKTGSPLESREAEMLREVYLVLWAIRKQLRQLARRQERRRRRYIRAHTCSQPDPVQGLKQDARSPL from the exons ATGGCTGCGGTTGTGAGGTTTTTCCAATGGATTTGGCGCAAGATTAGTCACTGG CTTTTCTTCTGGAAACACAAAGCTAAGTCAACTGTCATAGAACACACTGATTCCAAGAAAAATGTTTCGAAGGTAGATAAGGCTTCCAAGGTGGTTGAGACTTTGAAGTTGGTTGAGCCCCCCAAAGAGGCTAAGTCCTCCAAGATGGATGTGTCCCCCAAAGTGGCTGATTCCTGCACGTTGGCCAAGACCACCACGGATGAAGCTGCGGTAGAAGCAGGCCAAGGGAGAAGATCGCTGTTGCAGCTGCCACAGACTGCTGTCAAATCTGTCTCCGCGCTCATGGTCTCAGCCCTGCAGTCTGGCTGGCAGATGTGCAGCTGGAAG TCATCTGTGAGTTCTACCTCAGTTGTCTCCCAAATGAAGACTGGATCCCCTTTGGAGTCGCGGGAGGCTGAGATGCTACGAGAAGTATACTTGGTGCTGTGGGCCATTCGGAAACAACTGCGGCAGCTGGCCCGCAGGCAGGAGAGGCGGCGAAGGCGCTATATCCGGGCCCACACTTGCTCCCAACCTGACCCAGTTCAGGGCCTGAAACAGGATGCCCGGAGTCCCCTCTAG